The Nocardioides salarius genome includes a region encoding these proteins:
- a CDS encoding cytochrome c biogenesis CcdA family protein, whose translation MSEGLLAVALGAGMLAAVNPCGFALLPAYVSLLVAGDDSPDRSRAVLRALGLTGAMTLGFSGVFLVFGLAVAPVVSQVQRHLPWVTVVLGVALALVGAWLVAGRRLVLPSLPRLGRRPRRARPLQRSFWSMTGFGAGYAVASLSCTVAPFLAVVVAGFRSDSVLEGVALFAAYAAGMGSVVGALAVATALASPTTVQRLRRSGAWAPRVAGAVLVVAGAYVAYYGWWELRILGGADAADDPVIGAAAALQRAIVDVVGAVGPGGWALIVLALVTLTLVVSRLRRRAARTSARPAERAA comes from the coding sequence GTGTCCGAGGGACTGCTCGCCGTCGCCCTCGGGGCCGGGATGCTGGCGGCCGTCAACCCGTGCGGCTTCGCGCTGCTGCCGGCGTACGTCTCGCTGCTGGTCGCGGGTGACGACTCCCCCGACCGCTCCCGCGCCGTGCTGCGCGCGCTGGGCCTGACCGGCGCGATGACGCTCGGGTTCTCGGGCGTCTTCCTGGTCTTCGGCCTGGCCGTGGCACCCGTCGTCTCGCAGGTGCAGCGGCACCTGCCGTGGGTGACGGTGGTCCTGGGCGTGGCCCTCGCGCTGGTGGGCGCGTGGCTGGTCGCGGGCCGCCGGCTGGTGCTGCCGTCGCTGCCGCGGCTGGGCCGCCGCCCACGCCGGGCACGGCCCCTGCAGCGGTCGTTCTGGTCGATGACCGGCTTCGGCGCCGGGTACGCCGTGGCCTCGCTGTCGTGCACCGTCGCACCGTTCCTGGCCGTCGTGGTCGCGGGCTTCCGCAGCGACTCGGTGCTCGAGGGCGTCGCGCTCTTCGCGGCGTACGCCGCCGGGATGGGCTCGGTGGTCGGCGCCCTGGCCGTGGCGACCGCCCTGGCCTCCCCCACCACCGTGCAGCGCCTGCGCCGCTCGGGCGCCTGGGCGCCCCGCGTGGCCGGTGCGGTGCTGGTCGTCGCCGGCGCCTACGTCGCCTACTACGGCTGGTGGGAGCTGCGGATCCTGGGCGGCGCGGACGCCGCCGACGACCCCGTGATCGGCGCCGCGGCGGCGCTGCAGCGCGCGATCGTCGACGTGGTCGGCGCGGTCGGGCCGGGCGGCTGGGCGCTCATCGTGCTCGCGCTGGTCACCCTGACCCTCGTCGTCTCCCGGCTGCGGCGCCGGGCCGCGCGGACCAGCGCGCGCCCGGCGGAGCGGGCTGCATGA
- a CDS encoding TlpA family protein disulfide reductase: MNAHRLRSARTGAGLVVGVLLLAACGTSTGPTTSSDTTGTSTGSASPTPSTAPDDAASPPAAGTADNPGNPGNPLYDVSSSTVDGAGWDGADLAGKPAVLWFWAPWCPTCRAQISGVGELASTHGDDVAVIGVGAQDDADAIAEFAASVDPAVTNLSDADGSVWRHYGVTAQSTYLVLDADGEVRAEGYLDEAELAGIVDDLVEQAG, encoded by the coding sequence ATGAACGCGCACCGGCTCCGATCCGCCCGCACCGGCGCGGGGCTGGTGGTCGGCGTCCTGCTGCTCGCCGCCTGCGGCACCAGCACCGGTCCCACCACGAGCAGCGACACCACCGGCACCAGCACCGGCTCGGCGAGCCCGACGCCGTCGACCGCCCCGGACGACGCGGCCTCTCCCCCGGCTGCTGGCACGGCAGACAACCCAGGCAACCCCGGCAACCCGCTGTACGACGTCTCCTCGAGCACCGTCGACGGTGCCGGCTGGGACGGGGCCGACCTGGCCGGCAAGCCGGCGGTGCTGTGGTTCTGGGCGCCGTGGTGCCCCACCTGCCGTGCGCAGATCTCCGGCGTCGGCGAGCTCGCGAGCACCCACGGCGACGACGTCGCCGTCATCGGGGTGGGCGCGCAGGACGACGCCGACGCGATCGCCGAGTTCGCCGCCTCCGTCGACCCCGCGGTCACCAACCTCTCCGACGCCGACGGGTCGGTGTGGCGCCACTACGGGGTGACCGCGCAGAGCACCTACCTGGTCCTCGACGCCGACGGCGAGGTGCGCGCCGAGGGCTACCTCGACGAGGCCGAGCTGGCCGGGATCGTCGACGACCTGGTCGAGCAGGCCGGCTGA
- a CDS encoding putative selenate ABC transporter substrate-binding protein: MNPTRRALLGGTAGLLLLAACGDGTDDGSGAGASGGSTAVLRISAIPDQDPEQLNRLYGLVADAVADATGLEVSYEAVTDYTAVVRAFEVGDIHLAWMGGLTGVQARSRVEGARAIAQRDIDADFHSLFIATAASGLEPFDDTEGLTALRGHSLTFGSDTSTSGRLMPQYFMEQAGLDVADLRGAPGFSGSHDATIEAVASGSFEVGAVNEQVWRATVDAGEVDLSDVVVLWRTPGYADYHWLARPDLDETFGAGTTDAIARMLFGLDPADPDDAAVLDLFGATSFVPTENENYDQIEAVAKDLGLLA, translated from the coding sequence ATGAACCCCACCCGTCGCGCCCTGCTGGGCGGCACCGCCGGCCTGCTGCTGCTGGCAGCGTGCGGTGACGGCACCGACGACGGCTCCGGAGCCGGGGCGTCGGGCGGCTCGACCGCGGTGCTGAGGATCTCGGCGATCCCCGACCAGGACCCCGAGCAGCTCAACCGGCTCTACGGCCTGGTCGCCGACGCTGTTGCCGACGCCACCGGGCTCGAGGTCTCCTACGAGGCCGTCACCGACTACACCGCCGTGGTGCGGGCCTTCGAGGTCGGCGACATCCACCTGGCCTGGATGGGCGGGTTGACCGGGGTGCAGGCCCGCAGCCGCGTCGAGGGCGCCCGGGCCATCGCCCAGCGCGACATCGACGCCGACTTCCACAGCCTCTTCATCGCCACCGCGGCCTCGGGCCTCGAGCCGTTCGACGACACCGAGGGGCTCACCGCGCTGCGCGGGCACAGCCTGACCTTCGGCTCCGACACCTCGACCTCGGGCCGCCTGATGCCGCAGTACTTCATGGAGCAGGCCGGGCTCGACGTCGCCGACCTCAGGGGCGCGCCGGGCTTCAGCGGCTCGCACGACGCCACGATCGAGGCGGTCGCCAGCGGCAGCTTCGAGGTGGGTGCCGTCAACGAGCAGGTCTGGCGGGCCACCGTCGACGCCGGCGAGGTCGACCTCTCCGACGTGGTGGTGCTGTGGCGCACGCCGGGGTACGCCGACTACCACTGGCTGGCGCGCCCCGACCTCGACGAGACCTTCGGGGCGGGCACCACCGACGCCATCGCCCGGATGCTCTTCGGGCTCGACCCCGCCGACCCCGACGACGCCGCCGTCCTCGACCTCTTCGGGGCCACCTCGTTCGTGCCGACCGAGAACGAGAACTACGACCAGATCGAGGCGGTCGCGAAGGACCTGGGGCTGCTGGCGTGA
- a CDS encoding phosphonate ABC transporter ATP-binding protein, translating to MNEAGAGPVVRLTRVSRRFGDRDALADLDLDVHRGERVALLGSSGAGKSTLLALLNGSLRPTGGTVELLDQRPDLLGARARRRLQARIGTVHQRLDLVEQVRVLHNVNAGRLGRMSTATALRSLVWPTGMAEVRGVLEQVGLGWAVHERTERLSGGERQRVAIARLLLQRPELVLADEPVSSLDPARAAEVLRLLTEVGQQQGAAAPTLVVSLHQPALARAHCTRAIGLREGRIAFDVAAPDLAEHHLEELYVL from the coding sequence GTGAACGAGGCCGGGGCGGGGCCCGTCGTCAGGCTCACCAGGGTCTCGCGCCGGTTCGGCGACCGCGACGCGCTGGCCGACCTCGACCTCGACGTCCACCGCGGCGAGCGGGTCGCGCTGCTGGGCTCCAGCGGCGCCGGCAAGAGCACGCTGCTCGCACTGCTCAACGGCTCGCTGCGACCCACCGGGGGCACCGTCGAGCTGCTGGACCAGCGGCCCGACCTGCTCGGGGCCCGGGCGCGACGCCGGTTGCAGGCCCGCATCGGCACCGTGCACCAGCGCCTCGACCTCGTCGAGCAGGTGCGGGTCCTCCACAACGTCAACGCGGGTCGGCTGGGCCGGATGAGCACCGCGACCGCGCTGCGCTCGCTGGTGTGGCCCACCGGGATGGCCGAGGTGCGCGGCGTGCTCGAGCAGGTGGGCCTGGGCTGGGCCGTGCACGAGCGCACCGAGCGGCTCAGCGGCGGCGAGCGGCAACGGGTCGCCATCGCGCGGCTGCTGCTGCAGCGCCCCGAGCTGGTGCTGGCCGACGAGCCCGTCTCGAGCCTCGACCCGGCGCGGGCCGCGGAGGTCCTGCGCCTGCTCACCGAGGTCGGCCAGCAGCAGGGCGCCGCCGCCCCCACCCTCGTCGTCAGCCTGCACCAGCCCGCCCTGGCCCGGGCCCACTGCACCCGCGCCATCGGGCTGCGCGAGGGCCGCATCGCCTTCGACGTCGCCGCTCCCGACCTCGCCGAGCACCACCTCGAGGAGCTCTACGTCCTGTGA
- a CDS encoding PhnE/PtxC family ABC transporter permease: MTTLDAAPSRTAPRRGASARSVRARRLVAFAVVVLPLAWACLRTLDGSVDLVNTGGLALVDDLLGKALDPALDAEFLAVVWRALLVTVAFALLGTAGALVLGAVGGLVLSDVAWGQRPGRWVGVVRLPLRGVLVAARSIHELVWALLLVSVLGLDPLAAVVAIAVPFGAQTAKVVADTLDSTARGPLEALRSAGAAPVPALAYGLLPGALPLLLSYAFYRFECAIRSAVILGVVGVGGLGQELVVSLQSRNWDEVWTLIGAVLLLSAVVDLWSTRVRTGLAVASCSDWSSGRTGAPATGSRWVRWSGWALLPMLVVAWWYADVSWAGLFSERTRELSGRLVDDLLPPALPPGGWSTLSAGVLDTIAMAVLAMAVAVVLTLAVGPLASRPRRDRDGRGGGVLRWGAWGVARLLLLALRSVPPTVWAVVALLAFFPGILPGAVALGLYTGGILGRLVAEAWESVPLRPRTALQDVGVARSVAGLAATVPAGAQSLVTYTLYRFEICVRDTAVVGVVGAAGLGRLLQENLNLFRFPVVTTLLLASFAVSVAAELAGRRIRRALAA, translated from the coding sequence GTGACGACCCTCGACGCAGCGCCGTCGCGCACCGCACCGCGTCGGGGCGCCAGCGCTCGGAGCGTCCGGGCGCGCCGACTGGTCGCCTTCGCCGTCGTGGTGCTGCCGCTGGCCTGGGCCTGCTTGCGCACCCTCGACGGCAGCGTCGACCTGGTCAACACCGGCGGGCTCGCGCTGGTCGACGACCTCCTCGGCAAGGCGCTCGACCCCGCTCTCGACGCCGAGTTCCTGGCGGTCGTCTGGCGCGCGCTGCTGGTGACCGTCGCCTTCGCGCTGCTCGGCACAGCCGGGGCGCTCGTGCTCGGCGCCGTGGGCGGGCTGGTGCTCAGCGACGTCGCCTGGGGCCAGCGCCCCGGCCGGTGGGTGGGCGTCGTACGCCTGCCGTTGCGGGGGGTGCTGGTGGCTGCGCGCTCGATCCACGAGCTCGTGTGGGCGCTGCTGCTGGTCAGCGTGCTCGGCCTCGACCCGCTCGCCGCGGTGGTCGCCATCGCGGTGCCGTTCGGCGCGCAGACCGCGAAGGTCGTCGCCGACACCCTCGACTCCACCGCGCGCGGCCCCCTGGAGGCGCTGCGCTCGGCCGGCGCGGCGCCGGTGCCGGCGCTGGCCTACGGGCTCCTGCCCGGCGCGCTGCCACTGCTGCTGTCCTACGCCTTCTACCGGTTCGAGTGCGCCATCCGGTCGGCGGTGATCCTCGGCGTCGTGGGGGTCGGCGGGTTGGGCCAGGAGCTCGTGGTGAGCCTGCAGTCGCGCAACTGGGACGAGGTGTGGACCCTGATCGGGGCGGTGCTCCTGCTCTCGGCGGTCGTCGACCTGTGGAGCACCCGCGTGCGCACCGGCCTGGCGGTGGCCAGCTGCTCGGACTGGTCGAGCGGGCGCACCGGCGCACCGGCGACCGGCTCGCGGTGGGTGCGGTGGTCGGGGTGGGCGCTGCTGCCGATGCTCGTGGTCGCCTGGTGGTACGCCGACGTCTCCTGGGCCGGGCTGTTCTCCGAGCGCACCCGTGAGCTGTCGGGGCGCCTGGTCGACGACCTGCTGCCGCCGGCCCTGCCGCCGGGTGGGTGGTCGACGCTGAGCGCGGGCGTGCTCGACACCATCGCGATGGCGGTGCTGGCCATGGCGGTCGCGGTGGTGCTGACCCTCGCGGTCGGTCCGCTGGCCTCGCGGCCGCGCCGCGACCGGGACGGACGAGGCGGCGGGGTGCTGCGCTGGGGCGCCTGGGGCGTGGCCCGGCTGCTCCTGCTGGCGCTGCGCTCGGTGCCGCCCACGGTCTGGGCCGTCGTCGCGCTGCTGGCCTTCTTCCCCGGCATCCTGCCCGGCGCCGTCGCGCTGGGGCTCTACACCGGCGGCATCCTGGGGCGCCTGGTGGCGGAGGCGTGGGAGTCGGTGCCGCTGCGCCCGCGTACGGCCCTGCAGGACGTGGGGGTGGCCCGCTCGGTGGCGGGGCTGGCCGCCACGGTGCCCGCGGGGGCGCAGTCGCTGGTGACCTACACGCTCTACCGCTTCGAGATCTGCGTGCGCGACACCGCGGTGGTCGGGGTCGTGGGCGCTGCGGGGCTGGGCCGGCTGCTGCAGGAGAACCTCAACCTGTTCCGGTTCCCGGTGGTCACCACGCTGCTGCTGGCCTCCTTCGCCGTGTCGGTGGCCGCCGAGCTCGCCGGGCGCCGGATCCGCCGCGCGCTGGCCGCCTGA
- a CDS encoding M15 family metallopeptidase, whose amino-acid sequence MAADNTSGYNCRRVAGTQRWSRHAFGAAVDINPRENPYVTDDGVRPPSGRRFAQVSRAPGADVAPGVVRRGDVVTRAFERIGWTWGGTWSQPDYQHFTAP is encoded by the coding sequence ATGGCGGCCGACAACACCTCCGGCTACAACTGCCGGCGCGTGGCCGGCACCCAGCGCTGGTCGCGGCACGCCTTCGGCGCCGCGGTCGACATCAACCCCCGTGAGAACCCCTACGTCACCGACGACGGCGTGCGACCGCCGTCGGGACGCCGCTTCGCGCAGGTCTCCCGGGCGCCCGGCGCCGACGTCGCCCCCGGGGTGGTCCGCCGCGGTGACGTGGTGACCCGGGCCTTCGAGCGGATCGGCTGGACCTGGGGCGGCACGTGGAGCCAGCCCGACTACCAGCACTTCACCGCGCCGTGA
- a CDS encoding SGNH/GDSL hydrolase family protein, which translates to MSRRPALLAAAALALVGTLLPSGTTAVAEPATAERVGLRYVAMGDSYSAASGVLPLDPAAPVQCLRSLRNYPHVLAEAVGARLSDVTCGAADTGDYRGSQYPGVAPQLDALSRRTRLVTMTIGGNDSSVFINSILQCGAAGVTTLGQGSPCKEQYGDSFTDTIRETTFPAVRRALRDVHRRAPKAEVAILGYPWIMPRREGCYPLMPVARGDVPYLRTIQRTLNNAVKRAAKATGSTYVNLNKVSDGHDACQLPGTRWVEPVLAGTNPVIVHPNALGEEQMAARTLAVLGLPGTITPSPLP; encoded by the coding sequence GTGTCCCGTCGCCCCGCCCTGCTCGCCGCCGCCGCCCTCGCCCTGGTCGGCACCCTGCTGCCCTCCGGCACCACGGCCGTCGCCGAGCCGGCGACCGCCGAGCGCGTGGGCCTGCGCTACGTCGCGATGGGCGACTCCTACAGCGCCGCGTCGGGGGTGCTGCCGCTCGACCCCGCCGCCCCGGTGCAGTGCCTGCGCTCGCTGCGCAACTACCCGCACGTCCTGGCAGAGGCCGTGGGCGCCCGGCTGAGCGACGTCACCTGCGGCGCCGCCGACACCGGCGACTACCGCGGCTCCCAGTACCCCGGCGTGGCACCCCAGCTCGACGCGCTGAGCCGGCGGACCCGGCTGGTCACGATGACCATCGGCGGCAACGACAGCAGCGTCTTCATCAACTCGATCCTGCAGTGCGGCGCCGCCGGTGTCACCACGCTCGGGCAGGGCAGCCCCTGCAAGGAGCAGTACGGCGACTCCTTCACCGACACCATCCGCGAGACGACCTTCCCGGCGGTCCGCCGGGCGCTGCGCGACGTGCACCGCCGGGCACCCAAGGCCGAGGTCGCCATCCTGGGCTACCCGTGGATCATGCCCCGCCGCGAGGGCTGCTACCCGCTGATGCCCGTGGCCCGTGGCGACGTGCCCTACCTGCGCACCATCCAGCGCACCCTCAACAACGCCGTCAAGCGCGCGGCGAAGGCCACCGGGTCGACGTACGTGAACCTCAACAAGGTCTCCGACGGCCACGACGCCTGCCAGCTGCCGGGCACCCGGTGGGTCGAGCCGGTGCTCGCCGGCACCAACCCGGTCATCGTGCACCCCAACGCGCTCGGCGAGGAGCAGATGGCGGCGCGCACCCTGGCGGTGCTCGGTCTGCCGGGCACGATCACGCCCTCGCCGCTGCCCTGA
- a CDS encoding selenocysteine-specific translation elongation factor, whose product MHVVATAGHVDHGKSTLVRALTGADPDRLAEEKRRGLTIELGYAWMDLPGTGEVAFVDVPGHERFVSTMLAGVGPVPVAVLVVAADDPWMPQTAEHLAVLDALGVRHGLLVVSRADLADPAPALARAHDELARTGLAGVPHVVTRAGDEAGVSALRQEVGAALARVLAGVPAPDPGADVRLWVDRVFHVRGTGTVVTGTLPAGTAREGDELAGPGGTVRVRRVESLGRRRDAVSGVARVALALADRSPGAVAALGRGDALLTPGAFLGVDVVDVEVSGPDLDALPERPLLHVGSAQLAVHARPLAPGLARLRLDRPLPLRVGDRAVLRSTGDRVVRGVRVLDPRPPSLRRRGAARARAVDLAGLDGTTAADLRVRGLARDDDLRRAGLDPAAAPAGTVRAGGWLLDPARAAVALELASAALAEPAAADGLAPAELAKAARLPDPALLEPVLGGTGAPPARLEDGRWRTGAAGAPDVPADLVPALAQLREELASGPFVAPGADRLRELGLDARALARLDRAGAVLHLGGGVVVRAGADEEALAVLGGLDQPFPVTAARTALGTSRRVALALLAHLDRTGRTVRLADDTRRLRTPR is encoded by the coding sequence GTGCACGTGGTGGCGACCGCGGGCCACGTCGACCACGGCAAGTCGACGCTGGTGCGTGCCCTGACCGGGGCCGACCCCGACCGGCTGGCCGAGGAGAAGCGGCGCGGGCTGACCATCGAGCTGGGCTACGCGTGGATGGACCTGCCGGGCACGGGCGAGGTGGCCTTCGTCGACGTGCCGGGCCACGAGCGCTTCGTGTCCACGATGCTCGCCGGCGTCGGGCCGGTGCCGGTCGCGGTGCTGGTGGTGGCCGCCGACGACCCGTGGATGCCGCAGACCGCCGAGCACCTCGCGGTGCTCGACGCCCTGGGCGTGCGGCACGGCCTGCTGGTGGTCTCGCGCGCCGACCTGGCCGACCCCGCGCCGGCCCTTGCCCGGGCCCACGATGAGCTCGCCCGCACCGGCCTGGCCGGGGTGCCGCACGTCGTGACCCGGGCCGGCGACGAGGCGGGCGTCAGCGCCCTGCGCCAGGAGGTCGGGGCCGCGCTCGCGCGCGTGCTCGCCGGGGTGCCCGCGCCCGACCCGGGCGCCGACGTGCGGCTGTGGGTCGACCGGGTCTTCCACGTGCGCGGCACCGGCACGGTGGTCACCGGCACCCTGCCCGCGGGCACCGCCCGCGAGGGCGACGAGCTGGCGGGGCCGGGCGGGACGGTACGGGTGCGCCGCGTGGAGTCGCTGGGACGCCGGCGCGACGCGGTGAGCGGGGTGGCCCGGGTGGCGCTCGCGCTGGCCGACCGCTCCCCCGGCGCGGTGGCCGCGCTGGGCCGCGGCGACGCGCTCCTGACCCCGGGCGCGTTCCTCGGCGTCGACGTGGTCGACGTCGAGGTCAGCGGCCCCGACCTCGACGCCCTGCCCGAGCGACCGCTGCTGCACGTCGGCTCGGCCCAGCTCGCCGTGCACGCGCGCCCGCTCGCCCCGGGGCTGGCCCGGCTGCGGCTCGACCGGCCGCTGCCGCTGCGCGTGGGCGACCGCGCGGTGCTGCGCTCGACCGGCGACCGGGTCGTGCGCGGCGTGCGCGTGCTCGACCCGCGCCCGCCCTCGCTGCGCCGCCGCGGCGCGGCCCGGGCGCGGGCGGTCGACCTGGCCGGCCTCGACGGGACCACCGCCGCCGACCTGCGGGTGCGCGGCCTGGCCCGCGACGACGACCTGCGCCGGGCCGGGCTCGACCCCGCCGCGGCACCGGCGGGCACGGTGCGCGCCGGCGGCTGGCTGCTCGACCCGGCCCGGGCGGCGGTGGCCCTGGAACTGGCGTCGGCGGCGCTGGCCGAGCCCGCTGCCGCCGACGGGCTGGCGCCCGCCGAGCTCGCGAAGGCCGCCCGCCTGCCCGATCCCGCCCTGCTGGAGCCGGTGCTGGGCGGCACCGGCGCACCGCCGGCCCGCCTGGAGGACGGCCGCTGGCGCACCGGCGCCGCAGGGGCCCCCGACGTCCCCGCCGACCTCGTCCCGGCCCTGGCGCAGCTGCGCGAGGAGCTCGCGTCGGGCCCGTTCGTCGCGCCCGGCGCCGACCGGCTGCGCGAGCTGGGCCTCGACGCCCGGGCCCTGGCCCGCCTCGACCGGGCCGGTGCGGTGCTCCACCTAGGCGGCGGCGTGGTGGTGCGCGCCGGCGCCGACGAGGAGGCGCTGGCGGTGCTCGGCGGTCTCGACCAGCCGTTCCCCGTCACCGCCGCCCGCACCGCCCTGGGCACCAGCCGTCGCGTCGCCCTCGCGCTGCTGGCCCACCTCGACCGCACCGGCCGCACCGTCCGGCTCGCCGACGACACCCGGCGCCTGCGCACCCCCCGCTGA
- the selA gene encoding L-seryl-tRNA(Sec) selenium transferase — MEDARRRVPRTDTVLGDPALAPTLERLGRARVKAAVAEAQTACREARLAPDEVVAAVLAALPAAPVSMRRVLNATGVVVHTNLGRAPLSAAAVDALALAAGATDVELDLETGLRGRRGAAALAALAAAVPDAGGVHVVNNGAAALALVTCALAAGREVVVSRGELVEIGDGFRIPELMESLGARLREVGTTNRVRREDYERAVTDRTAFVLKVHPSNFRVEGFTSAVPVEGLQGLGVPVVADIGSGLLAPHPRLPDEPDAATTLRAGADLVTASGDKLLGGPQAGLLLGETGLVQRLRRHPFARALRVDKLTLAALEATLTGPVPPVAAALATRPDELLERARRLAAAIGAPAEAVASQGRVGGGGAPGVPLPSAAVALPHRLAAPLRHGSPAIVGHVHEGRLLLDLLALPPADDHALADGVRRLLAHDAEGGR, encoded by the coding sequence GTGGAGGACGCCCGCCGCCGGGTCCCGCGCACCGACACCGTGCTGGGCGACCCGGCCCTGGCGCCGACCCTGGAGCGGCTGGGCCGGGCGCGGGTGAAGGCCGCGGTCGCCGAGGCCCAGACGGCCTGCCGCGAGGCCCGCCTGGCGCCCGACGAGGTGGTGGCCGCGGTGCTCGCCGCGCTGCCGGCCGCGCCGGTGTCGATGCGACGCGTGCTCAACGCCACCGGCGTGGTGGTGCACACCAACCTGGGCCGGGCACCGCTGTCGGCGGCCGCCGTCGACGCCCTGGCGCTGGCGGCCGGTGCAACCGACGTCGAGCTCGACCTCGAGACCGGTCTGCGCGGACGCCGCGGCGCGGCGGCCCTCGCCGCGCTCGCCGCGGCCGTGCCCGACGCCGGCGGGGTGCACGTGGTCAACAACGGCGCCGCTGCCCTGGCGCTTGTGACCTGCGCGCTCGCGGCCGGGCGCGAGGTCGTGGTCTCGCGCGGCGAGCTGGTCGAGATCGGCGACGGCTTCCGCATCCCCGAGCTGATGGAGTCGCTGGGGGCGCGGCTGCGCGAGGTCGGCACCACCAACCGGGTCCGCCGCGAGGACTACGAGCGGGCGGTCACCGACCGCACGGCGTTCGTCCTCAAGGTGCACCCCTCCAACTTCCGCGTCGAGGGCTTCACCTCCGCCGTGCCCGTCGAGGGGCTGCAGGGGCTGGGGGTGCCGGTCGTGGCCGACATCGGGTCGGGGCTGCTCGCCCCGCACCCGCGCCTGCCCGACGAGCCCGACGCCGCCACCACGCTGCGCGCCGGCGCCGACCTGGTCACCGCCTCGGGCGACAAGCTGCTGGGCGGCCCCCAGGCCGGGCTGCTGCTCGGCGAGACCGGGCTCGTCCAACGGCTGCGGCGCCACCCCTTCGCCCGCGCCCTGCGCGTCGACAAGCTGACCCTGGCCGCGCTCGAGGCCACCCTGACCGGGCCGGTGCCCCCGGTCGCGGCCGCGCTGGCCACCCGCCCCGACGAGCTGCTCGAGCGCGCCCGCCGCCTGGCCGCCGCGATCGGCGCGCCGGCCGAGGCCGTGGCCTCGCAGGGCCGTGTCGGCGGCGGGGGCGCGCCCGGGGTGCCGCTGCCCAGCGCCGCCGTCGCGCTGCCGCACCGGCTGGCCGCGCCCCTGCGCCACGGCTCGCCCGCGATCGTGGGCCACGTGCACGAGGGGCGGCTGCTGCTCGACCTGCTGGCGCTGCCGCCCGCCGACGACCACGCCCTCGCCGACGGCGTACGGCGCCTGCTCGCGCACGACGCCGAAGGGGGTCGCTGA